In Arthrobacter citreus, a single genomic region encodes these proteins:
- a CDS encoding ATP-binding cassette domain-containing protein, with protein MVKKVIFRNVSKKFKMYSKPTDKLKDLFFGGKSGEYFHALQDVSFEVNQGEIVGIIGLNGSGKSTMSNLIAGVTIPNEGEVEVNGMATLIAIQAGLDNRLTGLENIRLKGLMMGLSKSQIDEIIPKVIKFAEIGKFINQPVKTYSSGMRSRLGFAISVNIDPDIMVVDEALSVGDPTFTKRCLDKMNEFKEQGKTIFFISHSLSQVKSFCTKALWMHYGTVREYGECAETCENYQSFLTEYNKLSAEERELDREKHMKLTVS; from the coding sequence TTGGTCAAAAAAGTAATTTTTCGTAATGTGTCGAAGAAATTTAAAATGTATAGTAAGCCAACTGATAAATTAAAAGATTTATTCTTTGGTGGTAAAAGTGGAGAATATTTTCATGCACTTCAAGATGTTTCTTTTGAAGTAAATCAAGGCGAAATCGTCGGGATCATTGGATTGAATGGTTCAGGTAAGAGTACAATGTCAAATTTAATTGCAGGTGTTACAATTCCGAACGAAGGTGAAGTTGAAGTAAACGGGATGGCAACATTGATTGCTATTCAGGCTGGATTAGATAACCGACTAACTGGACTTGAGAATATTCGCTTAAAAGGATTAATGATGGGATTAAGCAAAAGTCAAATCGATGAAATTATTCCTAAAGTAATTAAATTTGCAGAAATCGGTAAATTTATTAATCAACCTGTAAAAACATATTCAAGCGGAATGCGTTCCCGTCTAGGATTTGCCATATCAGTAAATATTGACCCAGATATTATGGTTGTCGATGAAGCATTATCTGTTGGTGACCCTACATTTACAAAACGATGCTTAGATAAAATGAATGAATTCAAAGAGCAAGGAAAGACAATATTCTTTATCAGTCATTCTCTAAGCCAAGTGAAAAGTTTTTGTACAAAAGCACTGTGGATGCACTATGGTACAGTTCGTGAATATGGTGAATGTGCAGAAACATGTGAAAATTATCAAAGTTTTCTAACTGAATACAATAAACTTTCAGCTGAAGAAAGAGAATTAGATCGAGAAAAGCATATGAAATTAACTGTTAGTTAA
- the galU gene encoding UTP--glucose-1-phosphate uridylyltransferase GalU — MNKVRKAIIPAAGLGTRFLPATKAMPKEMLPIVDKPTIQYIVEEAIAAGIEDIIIVTGKGKRSIEDHFDISIELEQNLLEKKKFEILERVQASSKVEIHYIRQKEPRGLGHAVWCARKFIGDEPFAVLLGDDIIQSDVPCVEQLIKQYELTHSSVIGVQEVPEDEAYRYGVIDPVEQDGRRYQVRNFVEKPAKGTQPSNLAIMGRYLLTPEIFEFLEEQEVGAGGEIQLTDAIQKLNKIQRVFAYDFEGKRYDVGEKLGFITTSIDFALQRDDLKHDLMAYIKQKIDEFEN; from the coding sequence TTGAATAAAGTAAGAAAAGCAATTATACCAGCAGCAGGACTAGGAACACGTTTCTTACCTGCAACAAAAGCAATGCCGAAAGAAATGTTACCAATCGTAGATAAACCAACTATTCAATATATCGTTGAAGAAGCTATTGCAGCTGGAATTGAAGATATCATTATTGTAACAGGAAAAGGAAAGCGCTCTATTGAAGATCATTTTGATATTTCAATCGAATTAGAACAAAACTTATTAGAGAAAAAGAAATTCGAAATACTTGAAAGAGTACAAGCATCATCTAAAGTTGAAATTCACTATATTAGACAAAAAGAGCCAAGAGGTTTAGGACACGCAGTTTGGTGTGCTCGTAAATTTATTGGTGACGAACCTTTCGCAGTACTACTTGGCGATGACATTATTCAATCAGATGTTCCTTGTGTTGAACAATTAATTAAACAATACGAGTTAACACACTCTTCAGTGATCGGTGTACAAGAAGTACCTGAAGACGAAGCTTACCGCTATGGAGTAATTGACCCAGTTGAACAAGATGGCCGCCGCTATCAAGTACGTAACTTCGTTGAAAAGCCAGCTAAAGGTACACAACCATCAAACTTAGCAATCATGGGCCGTTACTTATTAACACCTGAAATCTTTGAATTCCTAGAAGAACAAGAAGTAGGAGCAGGTGGAGAAATCCAACTAACTGACGCAATTCAAAAGCTAAATAAAATCCAAAGAGTATTCGCATACGACTTTGAAGGCAAACGATACGACGTTGGTGAAAAACTAGGATTCATCACAACTTCAATCGATTTCGCACTACAACGCGATGACTTAAAACACGATTTAATGGCGTATATAA